A single Corvus hawaiiensis isolate bCorHaw1 chromosome 26, bCorHaw1.pri.cur, whole genome shotgun sequence DNA region contains:
- the LOC125316914 gene encoding WW domain-binding protein 11-like isoform X4, with amino-acid sequence MGQPEPPGVFDLGVLRTPRGLLLAGELVLSGGVVALLAPPAPPTLAPALLQTLAGAAALGGLLLRDPPQLPPGYGTCLRPLSRPPGPAPGGQWDPHLPRGGPGGLGLVPRRPGCHHLHPDTERG; translated from the exons ATGGGGCAGCCGGAGCCGCCGGGGGTCTTcgacctgggggtgctgagaACGCCccgggggctgctgctggcggGGGAACTG GTGCTGTCCGGGGGGGTGGTGGCCCTGCTggccccccccgcgccccccacCTTGGCCCCGGCGCTGCTCCAGACCCTGGCGGGGGCTGCGGCCCTGGGGGGGCTCCTGCTGCGGGaccccccccagctgccccccgGCTACGGCACCTGCCTG CGTCCCCTCTCCCGTCCCCCAGGACCTGCTCCGGGCGGTCAGTGGGACCCTCATCTTCCTCGTGGTggccctggtggccttggcctCGTCCCGCGACGCCCTGGCTGCCACCACCTTC ATCCCGACACGGAGCGCGGCTGA
- the LOC125316914 gene encoding CKLF-like MARVEL transmembrane domain-containing protein 5 isoform X3, with amino-acid sequence MGQPEPPGVFDLGVLRTPRGLLLAGELVLSGGVVALLAPPAPPTLAPALLQTLAGAAALGGLLLRDPPQLPPGYGTCLDLLRAVSGTLIFLVVALVALASSRDALAATTFTFSLVLALVFAFDTFVTFRTRVAPALGHDPDTERG; translated from the exons ATGGGGCAGCCGGAGCCGCCGGGGGTCTTcgacctgggggtgctgagaACGCCccgggggctgctgctggcggGGGAACTG GTGCTGTCCGGGGGGGTGGTGGCCCTGCTggccccccccgcgccccccacCTTGGCCCCGGCGCTGCTCCAGACCCTGGCGGGGGCTGCGGCCCTGGGGGGGCTCCTGCTGCGGGaccccccccagctgccccccgGCTACGGCACCTGCCTG GACCTGCTCCGGGCGGTCAGTGGGACCCTCATCTTCCTCGTGGTggccctggtggccttggcctCGTCCCGCGACGCCCTGGCTGCCACCACCTTC acCTTCAGCCTCGTCCTCGCCTTGGTCTTCGCCTTTGACACCTTCGTCACCTTCCGCACCCGGGTGGCCCCGGCCCTGGGACACG ATCCCGACACGGAGCGCGGCTGA
- the LOC125316914 gene encoding uncharacterized protein LOC125316914 isoform X2, with protein MGQPEPPGVFDLGVLRTPRGLLLAGELVLSGGVVALLAPPAPPTLAPALLQTLAGAAALGGLLLRDPPQLPPGYGTCLDLLRAVSGTLIFLVVALVALASSRDALAATTFIPTRSAADGHRPPPLSPCPPVSPPHFGGPAPQIKPRPTPGAAQGRVGGVGWARGHRVPLVAH; from the exons ATGGGGCAGCCGGAGCCGCCGGGGGTCTTcgacctgggggtgctgagaACGCCccgggggctgctgctggcggGGGAACTG GTGCTGTCCGGGGGGGTGGTGGCCCTGCTggccccccccgcgccccccacCTTGGCCCCGGCGCTGCTCCAGACCCTGGCGGGGGCTGCGGCCCTGGGGGGGCTCCTGCTGCGGGaccccccccagctgccccccgGCTACGGCACCTGCCTG GACCTGCTCCGGGCGGTCAGTGGGACCCTCATCTTCCTCGTGGTggccctggtggccttggcctCGTCCCGCGACGCCCTGGCTGCCACCACCTTC ATCCCGACACGGAGCGCGGCTGACGGCCACCGCCCCCCACCActgtccccttgtccccctgtgtcccctccccactTTGGGGGTCCTGCCCCCCAAATTAAACCTCGTCCCACACCTGGTGCTGCTCAGGGTCGTgttggtggggtggggtgggcgAGGGGACATCGTGTCCCTCTCGTGGCTCATTAA
- the LOC125316914 gene encoding CKLF-like MARVEL transmembrane domain-containing protein 5 isoform X1 → MGQPEPPGVFDLGVLRTPRGLLLAGELVLSGGVVALLAPPAPPTLAPALLQTLAGAAALGGLLLRDPPQLPPGYGTCLDLLRAVSGTLIFLVVALVALASSRDALAATTFTFSLVLALVFAFDTFVTFRTRVAPALGHGEGHGGLGIPTRSAADGHRPPPLSPCPPVSPPHFGGPAPQIKPRPTPGAAQGRVGGVGWARGHRVPLVAH, encoded by the exons ATGGGGCAGCCGGAGCCGCCGGGGGTCTTcgacctgggggtgctgagaACGCCccgggggctgctgctggcggGGGAACTG GTGCTGTCCGGGGGGGTGGTGGCCCTGCTggccccccccgcgccccccacCTTGGCCCCGGCGCTGCTCCAGACCCTGGCGGGGGCTGCGGCCCTGGGGGGGCTCCTGCTGCGGGaccccccccagctgccccccgGCTACGGCACCTGCCTG GACCTGCTCCGGGCGGTCAGTGGGACCCTCATCTTCCTCGTGGTggccctggtggccttggcctCGTCCCGCGACGCCCTGGCTGCCACCACCTTC acCTTCAGCCTCGTCCTCGCCTTGGTCTTCGCCTTTGACACCTTCGTCACCTTCCGCACCCGGGTGGCCCCGGCCCTGGGACACGGTGAGGGCCACGGGGGCCTCGGG ATCCCGACACGGAGCGCGGCTGACGGCCACCGCCCCCCACCActgtccccttgtccccctgtgtcccctccccactTTGGGGGTCCTGCCCCCCAAATTAAACCTCGTCCCACACCTGGTGCTGCTCAGGGTCGTgttggtggggtggggtgggcgAGGGGACATCGTGTCCCTCTCGTGGCTCATTAA